The window AAGTCGATCTACGACATGATCGGCACGTACGACATGACGAGCGAAGAGACCTACTACGAGCGGGGCATCAACCTGCTGCACGGCTACCTCACCGAGTACTTCGTCGACCACGAAGACTACATCGTCAAGGTGCCGAAGGGGCTCAAGCATTTGCATGTGCTGATGGAACCCATGAGCTGCGCCGCGAAAGCCGTGCAACAAGCCTACGAAGTGCAACGCCGGATGCGCGTCTGGAGCCCGAAGAAGGCCTTTGTGTTTGGCGTTGGCCAAATCGGCTTGCTCTCGGCCCTCATCCTCAAGCTCCGCGGTCTCGAAGTCTATTCACTGGCTCGTTCGAAAGCCGGCACGCTGAATAGCAAAATCGTGCAAGGACTCGAAGCGACTTACGTCAGTACTTCCGAAACACCGATGGACGAACTCGTGAAGAGTGTCGGCAAACCCGACCTCATCATCGACGCCACCGGCAGCAGCCAGATGGCCTTCGACGGCATGCGGTGCCTCGGTCTCAACGGCGTGCTGGTGTGGACGAGCATCACCGGCGCCGACCGGGCCATTGAAGTGAAGTCGGACAAGATCAATCTCGAATGGGTGCTCGGCAACAAGCTGCTCCTCGGCAGCGTGAACGCCAACCGCGAGCACTTTGAATCGGGCATCCGCGACCTGGCTCTCGGCGAAATGATGTACCCTGGCGTGGTGCAGCAGATCCTGACGAACCCCGTCGACGGTCTCGACAAGTACGAAGAGATGATGAAGCTGTTGACGAATGAAAAAGCAGCGCTCAAGGTCTACGTCAACGTCGCCGACGAGTAATACGTCGTACGCCGGAACAAGTGGTACTCGGCGCAGTTCCGGCAAGAATCGCAGATTGATATCGAAAGCAGCTCCAGGACGGACCAATGGTCCGTCCTACTTTTTTAGGTAGGCCGATGAAAGCAACGATTCGCGTCGCCGCCGTGCAGTTGTGTGCCTCCACCGACAAGCGTGCGAATCTGGCGGCAGTCGAAACGCTCGTCAGAAAAGCGGCAGCCGGCGGAGCCGAGCTGATCGTCCTGCCGGAACTCTTCAACCTCTACGGCAATTTGCGAAAAGCGGCTGCTGAAGCAGAATCGCTCGAGGGGGAGACGGCAACGCTACTAAAACGTCTGGCCCAGGAATCGAATGCCTGGCTGATCGGCGGCAGTTTTGCGGAAGTGGGCCGCGACGGCAAAGCATTCAACACAAGCCTGGCGATCGATCCCGCCGGCGAAGTTCGCGGCAGCTACCGCAAGATGCATCTCTTCGACGTCGATCTCGGCGAAACGCTGCGGGTCAAGGAATCCGACAACCTCCTTCCCGGTCAAGATATCGGCTATGTCGAAACACCGCTGGCGAACGTCGGCTTGTCGATTTGTTACGACCTGCGGTTTCCGGAACTTTATCGCCAGCAGTCCCGTCGCGGCGCCGAGTTGCTCTGCATTCCAGCCGCCTTCACGCAGAAGACGGGCCGCGATCACTGGCATCTGCTAGTCCGTGCGCGGGCGGTAGAGAACCAATGCTACGCAATCGCTGCCAACCAAGTTGGCGAGCACGCGCCAGGGAGCGTCAGCTACGGCCATTCGTTGATTGTCGATCCCTGGGGTCGTGTGCTGGCCGAAGGATCGGATGGCGAACCGGGCGTGATCACGGCAGAACTCTCGGCAGAGGTGCTGAACGATGTCCGCCGCAAGTTGCCGGCGCTGCAGCATCGCATCTTGTAGGCACTTAGACCGCAGGTTGCGAATAAGAATCGGTCGTTTATTTAGCCACCAGCTTCAGCTGGTGGTGTTGAATCAAAGAGTGACCGGCTTTAGCCATTGATCTCGCGCGCCGATGGATGGCTAAAGCCGCATGCATTTTTCGCTGCAAGCCACCAGCTAGTGCGTTTCCATGACCCATCTAGCGCCAGGTGGGCAAGGTCGGTAACTTAGGGATCATCTCAAGGAGGTGTGGTCTGATGGAACCGATTGCCGTGGAAATTCGCACCGAGATTCTTGCCGCTTGCGATGCTGGCGAGGGCACACGCATCGTCGCCGTACGCTACGGCGTGTCGGAGTCGTGGGTGCGACGCGTGAAGCAGCAGCGTCGCGAATCGAATCAGCTTGGCCCGAAGACGGCAGCGCCGCGGCAGCCCGAGTGGAAGGCGTGGGGCGATTGGTTGGTGGCGAAAGTCACGGCTCAGCCGGACATTTATTTGCGCGAGCTGCAGGCGGAACTCAAGGCCGAGCGCGGCGAAGAAGTTTGTTTGATGACGATCTGCAATGCGTGTCGCGCGCTCGAGCTCACGCGAAAAAAAAGACGCTGATTGCGAGCGAGCATGATCGTCCGGATGTTGTCGAGAAGCGCGAGAAGTGGCGCGCTGAGCAGCAAACCATTCCTCCCGAAAAAGCAGTTTTCATCGATGAAACGTGGGCCAAAACTTGTATGACGCGGACCTATGGGCGTTCGCTCATTGGTACGCGACTGATCGAAAAAGTTCCCAGCGGCCGTTGGGAAACAACGACGTTTCTCGGTGCGATGCGAGCCGAAGGATTTATCGCGCCGCTGACAGTCGAAGGAGCCATTAACGGCGAGCTGTTTCTTTCTTGGGTGCGGAAAGAACTATCGCCGGTGTTGCGGCCTGGCGACATTGTCGTGATGGATAATCTCTCCAGCCACAAAGTGGCCGGCGTCCGCGAAGCGATTGAAGCCGTAGGTGCCGAGGTGCGTTACTTGCCGCCGTACTCACCCGACTTGAACCCGATCGAACTGGCGTTCGCGAAGTTCAAAAAGCTACTGCGCGATGGCGCGCGACGCACCGTCGAAAAACTTTGGGAGCTATGCGGCACACTGCTCGATGAATTCACCGAGCAGGAGTGCCGCAACTACTTCAAGCACTGCGGCTACCGCTACACCTAAGATGGAAACGCACTAAAGCTGGTGGCTAAACGGCAGCGAACAACTTTGATAAATGCGTACGGAATCGATCGCTAACTAGAATTTCACGGATCACCAGATACACGTCACATACACAGTAACTATTAACAATAACTTGTTATTAACAGTAATAATTCTGCAGCTCATCTCCGTGTGACTTCGCGGTTTGCTTGTTGCTAGCTGCAAGAAAAATTCTGCGGGCATCCTTGCTTGACAACGGCCCGCGACTTCGCACAATGTCGCAAGTCGGATCGATTGCCGGAACAATACGCTCGATACGATGATGAAGAGGCATCTAAGCCTGAGTTGATAGTGCCCGCAAACTTGCCTGCGACCAACGCTCGGAACTGATCATCCCGAATCGTGATTCGCCGGTCTTATCGCTAACCTTTGGTTGAGCGGCGCACTCCTTCATCATTCGTCACGTATTGCCGGCAGGTCAGCCAGTGGAAGCACCACGCGCAATCGCTCACACCTTGGGCATGGAACTGCGATCGTGTTGTTTCCGTAGCAATCAGACCAGCGGGTACGCTCGCTAAGAAACAGATCCGACTCAAAAGCAAAGCTACTGGGGGCCGGCGACTGATGTTGGAGCGACAGTCGGCGACCTAGTCGAGGAACGGAGGCCCCCCCATGGTTTTTGTTATCAGTGTTAAAATTCGCTGATGGCGAATTGCTTGCTCAGTTTGGGTTCGAATCTCGGCGATCGCGGCGCGCATCTGCAAGCGGCGCTGCGGAGCCTGAGTTCTCTTCCCCAAACGGTTCTTCTCGCGCAAAGTTCCTTTCGCGATACAAAACCGGTCGGTGGTCCTGCGGCGCAAGATCCGTTTCTCAATGCGGCAGCGCTGATCGAGACTTCGTTATCAGCACAGCAACTACTCGCCGAACTGCAGAGGATCGAAAACGAACTCGGTCGCGTGCGCACGGAACGCTGGGGGCCGCGAACGATAGACCTCGATCTGCTGCTCTATGACAAACTGGAACTGGAATCACCTGAATTGACCCTGCCGCATCCGCGAATGTCATTTCGGCGGTTCGTTCTGGAACCGGCAAACGAGATCGCGGCGGAGATGGTCTATCCGATCAATGGTTGGACGATCGCTCGATTGCTGGAAAATATTTGCAAGCTGCCGGCTGAGATCGCGCTGTCACCGGGGTTGTCGGAATCCGAATTGCGGATTGACCATTCTCCAGAGTGGGCGCTTGTGGACTTCGATGAGCAATCGCGCCGCGAGTTGCACGGCGGAGTAAAGCCGCGTTTGGTGGTTGTCTGGCATCCGGCCGATGCACCGAGTCTTTCGCGGCTGCGTCGAATTCGTCGCCGCCCTGATTCGCCGCCCATGCTGTGGATTGCTGGCGCCTCGTTCGAACAAGCACGGCAAGAGGTCATCGCCGCAATGGCTGCGATGGAATAAAATCGAATTTGTCTCATCAGCGGGTGCAAGCCACGGCTTGGCAGTTTGCACCGACCGAGCCGGAGGCTAGCGCCTGGCGGCTGATTTGGGACAATCGTCGGGTTGCTTAGGCGCGAAAGGCGGGCAGAGTCTTGGCGGAACAATCTCAACCTCGGATTATTGAAACAGCAGCCAGCATGCGCGCAGAGGTTCGCCGCTTGCAGCGCGAGGGACTGCGCGTCGGCCTGGTGCCGACGATGGGCGCTTTGCACGATGGGCATCTGAGCCTGGTGCGAATGGCGCAGAAAAGTTGCGATCGGGTCGTGACCACCATTTTCGTAAATCCGACGCAATTCGGCCCACAGGAAGATTTTTCTCGCTATCCGCGGACGCTCGAGCGCGATTTGCAGTTACTGCGAGAAGCCGGTTGCCAATACGTCTTTGTGCCGAGTAAGGATGAGGTTTATCCGCCCGGTTATTCGACCGAGGTCGATCCACCCGCCGTGGCCAAGCGCTGGGAAGGGGAATGCCGGCCGGGGCATTTTCGCGGTGTGTGCACGGTCGTGCTGAAGTTGTTCAACATGATCCCCGCCGATGTTGCGGTGTTCGGCCAGAAGGATTTTCAGCAGGCGGCCGTTCTGCAGCAGATGGCCCGCGATCTGAATGTCGGCATGCAAATCAAAATCGGGCCGACCATTCGCGAAGTCGATGGCTTGGCGATGAGTTCGCGCAATCGCTATCTCTCGCCAGAAGAGCGGCAGCGGGCTCTGTCGTTGTCCCAAAGTTTAAACGCGGCGCAGGCTGCAGTTGCCGCCGGTGAGAAGCGTGCTGTCACTCTCGCAGCCATGATTGGCGAAACGCTGCAGCCGCAAGTCGATCACATCGATTACGTTGCCATCGCCGATGCCGAGACGCTTGAACCGGTTGACGCAATCGGCCCGAACACGGTCATTTTGCTCGCCGTGAAAATCGGCAAGACGCGGTTGATCGACAATTGCCTTCTCTCTCCCACTCGCCACGAATAGGAACGGAATCCCGTGCGCTCGACTCTTTTTCTTGTTCCTCAATTCATCCCCGGCGATCCGTTACATCTGCAGGTCTTCGGCTTCGGCTGGCTGTTGATTTTGTGGCTGGTGATCGCTGTCGGTCTCGTCATTGGTTGGTCGCGCTGGTCGAAGAGTGCGCTTGATTGGTACGGGCTGCTCCCCTACATCGGTCTCGTCGGTGTCGGCATTGTTTTCGTGCTGCCGAACCTGCTGGTCAAGGACGAGGCGGGTAACGTAGGTCTGCCGATTCGCACGTATGGGCTGTTCATGGTGACTGCCGTGATCAGCGGTGTGCTGCTGGCGGCCTATCGCGCGCGGAAGATGGGCATCGATCCGGAAGTGATTTATACGCTGGCGATGATGATGACGATTTCGGGCATTGTCGGCGCGCGGGCTTTTTTCGTCATTCAGTATTTCAACCAATTCTGGGTGCCGGGAAGCATCGTCGGGACCTTGCAAAAAATCGCCAACGTGCCGCAAGGTGGCCTCGTTGTTTATGGCGCGGTGCTCGGCTCGTTTCCCGTCGGCGTGTGGTATTTGTGGAGCCGCAAGTTGCCGCCGCTGGTGATTGCCGACATCACCGCGCCGAGCTTGCTGATGGGGCTGGCGATCGGCCGGATGGGTTGCTTCATGAACGGCTGTTGCTACGGCGGGTTTTGTACGTTGGAACCGCCAGCCGTGACCTTTCCCGCCGGCAGTCCGCCGTATCAACAGCAAGAAATGCAAGGCTGGCGAACTGGCGTTTGGCTGAAGCAAGAAGAAATCGACAAGCAAAAAAAAGCTCTGACCAACGCTGCGGATCTGCCGCCGCCGAAAATCATTGTGGCCTATGTCGCGCCGAACTCGGCTGCTTCGTCTTCCAAGGTGAAGGTGGGAGAGGTCATTACCAAAATTGGCGGCAAGGCGGTGGAATCGCTCAGCGACGCTCAGGAGCAACTGCGAAAAAGCGATGCTGCGGTGGAAATTCAATTCGCCAACGGCATGATCAAGCGCTGGACGCTCAACCGGCCGCCGCCGCGCAGTGCGCCGGTGCATCCCGCGCAGGTCTATGCTGCCGTTGATGCCGGCTTGCTGGCGCTGCTGCTGTGGGCGTTCTATCCGTTCCGTCGCCACGATGGCGAAGTGACGGCGCTGATGTTCACGCTCCATCCCATGTCGCGATTTCTGCTCGAGATCGTCCGCGTCGACGAGGGTGGCCAGTTCGGCACGGGCTTGACGATTTCACAGTGGGTCAGCATCGGCCTGTTTCTCATCGGCCTGGCCCTGTGGTGGTATGTCGAAAACCAACCGCGCGGCAGCGTCGTTCCCGCGAAACGCCTCGCCGTTGCGTGAGTTCGTGGCCGAAACGAGTTTGTGAACGATGCCGCAATTCGTGATTCTCCATCATCGCCTCCCCGCCGAGTCAGGCCGGGGTGATCACTTCGACCTGATGCTCGAGGACGGCCCGGGCGGTTTGCTGACCTGGGCCGTGGCGAAAATTCCAAGTTCGCGCGAGCAACCGGCGGAACAGTTGCCGCCGCACCGTCGCGACTATCTCACGTACGAAGGGCCGATCTCAAACAATCGCGGCGAAGTACAGCGTGTGGCAGCAGGGACGTTTGAATGGCTCCGGCGGGATGAGGCGGAAGTGCGCGTACGGCTGACGAGCATGGAGCTTTCGGGAGAGCTTGCGCTGCGACGACAGGCTGGGGCCTGGCTGGTGCAGTTGACTGCCTGACTTTGTGCCGGCGATTCGTATTTGACCTGGCGTGTCCATTTGTATACACTTATTCGGCAAGTGCTTCTCAGGTCATTGACAAGTCGGTAGTTTTCATTGCGCACGTTGGTTGGAGTTGCAATCAACGTGTTGATTTATTTCTTGGGTGTGAACGAGCGAAATCCGCGTTCTCGAAGTTCCGCCGGTCGTTATCGAACAGCCCGGCGGCGGTTATCACGCGGCGGAGAGGTGTGATAAAAGGTTATAGGCTGCTGGCGCTCTTTTGCTGTAAGTGATGCTGGAATAGAGGGTTACGGTATTTTGGAAATGAGATTGCCTGTTATATAACCACTCCCTGAACTGAGGGTTTTGGAGTCCGGGTCAGGTTGCATCCATGAATTCTCATTTTTCTGACGGAAAACTCATCCCAGCCGTCAAAGTTTGCCGATACTGGGGAGGCAACCGTAGGGCTGTCGATCGCTAGCGGGATTTTGCGCGTCGTTCACGTGCGGAAATGCCTGCGAAATCGGCGGGAAGATGGCGAACCATGGCCCCTCGGTCAGCGTAGGTCAGTAGGCGTAAACTTCTGACCTTTACCCATTCGAGAGATTGCGGCACAATCCGCCCTGCCAATGTTTCAAGGGCAGCCGCAACCTTCCCGAGTTCCAGCAATTCGGGGCTGGTCCCCCAAAAACCCGAACCCAGGCGTGCGAAACCGCCGGCTATGAGAGCCTCGATTCGCACTGGTCAGGACGACCGAAAAATTAGCAAGGAGTGCTGAGCGTGAAAGTCTGCTTTCCCGCCACGTTTGTGGCAGGCGTCATGTTTTGTTTGATCCCGGCCGCCGCATTTGCCCAAGTTGGTGGTGCACCTGGTGCTGCTCCTGGCATGGCTCCCGGCGCTCGCCCGCCGGCCGCTGCCGCTCCGGCAGCAACAGCTCCCGCCGCGGGACCACGAGCCGCCACGCCGATCGTGGTGATCGACATCGCCAAGGTCTTCAAGGGTCACTATCGCTTTAATCAGCAGATGGGCGACATCAAGAAAGACATCGAAGACTTCGATGGCTATGTCAAGAACGAAACCAACAAGCTCAAGGCCATGGGCGAAGCCCTGCAGAGCTATCGAGCCGGTTCGCTCGAATACAAGCAAAAGGAAGAAGAGGCCGCTCGCCTGACTTCCGACCTGCAAGTCAAAGTCGGCCTGAAGAAGAAAGAGCTCCTCGAAAACGAAGCTCGCGTCTACTTCAACGTCTACCGCGATCTGGAACAGAAGGTTGCGATCTTCGCTCAGCAGAACCAGATCATGATGGTTCTCCGCTTTAACAGCGACGAGATGAAGGAAGACGATCGCAACAGCGTGCTGCAAGGCGTGAACCGCGCGGTTGTGTACTACAACCCGGGCCTCGACGTGACGCAGCACTTGCTGGTGGAACTCAACCGCGGTGTGCCTCCCTACAACCCGCCAGCTCCGGCCGGTGGCGCGACGGGCCCGCAGGCCAACAACAACTTCAACAACCGTCCGCAGATTCCAGGACCGAATGGTCAGCCAGTTCAGCCGAACCGGCCCCGGTAACTGCGGTTGGACGTAGTCACTTTCACCGGCCCGGAATCCTGCAAACCGTGGTCGGTGGTATCGCGTGGTCTGGCTCTGGAAAATCTTCCTGCGGCTG is drawn from Anatilimnocola floriformis and contains these coding sequences:
- a CDS encoding glucose 1-dehydrogenase, translated to MKAIAVYPGQKNSVHLEEIRKPEVTDIPNDKGILVKVLKVGVDATDREINDALYGQAPPGDKHMVIGHESFGVVTAVGKAVNRVKVGDYVTATVRRPGKSIYDMIGTYDMTSEETYYERGINLLHGYLTEYFVDHEDYIVKVPKGLKHLHVLMEPMSCAAKAVQQAYEVQRRMRVWSPKKAFVFGVGQIGLLSALILKLRGLEVYSLARSKAGTLNSKIVQGLEATYVSTSETPMDELVKSVGKPDLIIDATGSSQMAFDGMRCLGLNGVLVWTSITGADRAIEVKSDKINLEWVLGNKLLLGSVNANREHFESGIRDLALGEMMYPGVVQQILTNPVDGLDKYEEMMKLLTNEKAALKVYVNVADE
- a CDS encoding carbon-nitrogen hydrolase family protein, whose translation is MKATIRVAAVQLCASTDKRANLAAVETLVRKAAAGGAELIVLPELFNLYGNLRKAAAEAESLEGETATLLKRLAQESNAWLIGGSFAEVGRDGKAFNTSLAIDPAGEVRGSYRKMHLFDVDLGETLRVKESDNLLPGQDIGYVETPLANVGLSICYDLRFPELYRQQSRRGAELLCIPAAFTQKTGRDHWHLLVRARAVENQCYAIAANQVGEHAPGSVSYGHSLIVDPWGRVLAEGSDGEPGVITAELSAEVLNDVRRKLPALQHRIL
- a CDS encoding IS630 family transposase — protein: MSRARAHAKKKTLIASEHDRPDVVEKREKWRAEQQTIPPEKAVFIDETWAKTCMTRTYGRSLIGTRLIEKVPSGRWETTTFLGAMRAEGFIAPLTVEGAINGELFLSWVRKELSPVLRPGDIVVMDNLSSHKVAGVREAIEAVGAEVRYLPPYSPDLNPIELAFAKFKKLLRDGARRTVEKLWELCGTLLDEFTEQECRNYFKHCGYRYT
- the folK gene encoding 2-amino-4-hydroxy-6-hydroxymethyldihydropteridine diphosphokinase, translating into MANCLLSLGSNLGDRGAHLQAALRSLSSLPQTVLLAQSSFRDTKPVGGPAAQDPFLNAAALIETSLSAQQLLAELQRIENELGRVRTERWGPRTIDLDLLLYDKLELESPELTLPHPRMSFRRFVLEPANEIAAEMVYPINGWTIARLLENICKLPAEIALSPGLSESELRIDHSPEWALVDFDEQSRRELHGGVKPRLVVVWHPADAPSLSRLRRIRRRPDSPPMLWIAGASFEQARQEVIAAMAAME
- the panC gene encoding pantoate--beta-alanine ligase; protein product: MAEQSQPRIIETAASMRAEVRRLQREGLRVGLVPTMGALHDGHLSLVRMAQKSCDRVVTTIFVNPTQFGPQEDFSRYPRTLERDLQLLREAGCQYVFVPSKDEVYPPGYSTEVDPPAVAKRWEGECRPGHFRGVCTVVLKLFNMIPADVAVFGQKDFQQAAVLQQMARDLNVGMQIKIGPTIREVDGLAMSSRNRYLSPEERQRALSLSQSLNAAQAAVAAGEKRAVTLAAMIGETLQPQVDHIDYVAIADAETLEPVDAIGPNTVILLAVKIGKTRLIDNCLLSPTRHE
- a CDS encoding prolipoprotein diacylglyceryl transferase, which translates into the protein MRSTLFLVPQFIPGDPLHLQVFGFGWLLILWLVIAVGLVIGWSRWSKSALDWYGLLPYIGLVGVGIVFVLPNLLVKDEAGNVGLPIRTYGLFMVTAVISGVLLAAYRARKMGIDPEVIYTLAMMMTISGIVGARAFFVIQYFNQFWVPGSIVGTLQKIANVPQGGLVVYGAVLGSFPVGVWYLWSRKLPPLVIADITAPSLLMGLAIGRMGCFMNGCCYGGFCTLEPPAVTFPAGSPPYQQQEMQGWRTGVWLKQEEIDKQKKALTNAADLPPPKIIVAYVAPNSAASSSKVKVGEVITKIGGKAVESLSDAQEQLRKSDAAVEIQFANGMIKRWTLNRPPPRSAPVHPAQVYAAVDAGLLALLLWAFYPFRRHDGEVTALMFTLHPMSRFLLEIVRVDEGGQFGTGLTISQWVSIGLFLIGLALWWYVENQPRGSVVPAKRLAVA
- a CDS encoding DNA polymerase ligase N-terminal domain-containing protein, whose product is MPQFVILHHRLPAESGRGDHFDLMLEDGPGGLLTWAVAKIPSSREQPAEQLPPHRRDYLTYEGPISNNRGEVQRVAAGTFEWLRRDEAEVRVRLTSMELSGELALRRQAGAWLVQLTA
- a CDS encoding OmpH family outer membrane protein encodes the protein MKVCFPATFVAGVMFCLIPAAAFAQVGGAPGAAPGMAPGARPPAAAAPAATAPAAGPRAATPIVVIDIAKVFKGHYRFNQQMGDIKKDIEDFDGYVKNETNKLKAMGEALQSYRAGSLEYKQKEEEAARLTSDLQVKVGLKKKELLENEARVYFNVYRDLEQKVAIFAQQNQIMMVLRFNSDEMKEDDRNSVLQGVNRAVVYYNPGLDVTQHLLVELNRGVPPYNPPAPAGGATGPQANNNFNNRPQIPGPNGQPVQPNRPR